Proteins found in one Geomonas subterranea genomic segment:
- a CDS encoding NUDIX hydrolase, protein MTEQADPRHTVVVGCLVRNAKDEILVIRHRKRGWEIPQGRVEEGENLLDAARREVAEEAGVEVEIGPLAAVWSMVSPTSALIFAFLGRYLSGELNPTDDSEAAAWVSEAEALKMVTSPVMRERLTGLLNHDGGVSYRSYAIKPYQLHLERNLLSWP, encoded by the coding sequence ATGACAGAGCAAGCAGATCCGCGACACACCGTGGTGGTTGGGTGCCTGGTGCGCAATGCCAAAGACGAAATTCTCGTGATCCGACACCGCAAGCGTGGCTGGGAGATTCCGCAGGGGCGCGTCGAGGAGGGGGAGAACCTGCTGGACGCGGCGCGCCGGGAAGTCGCAGAGGAGGCCGGGGTCGAGGTCGAGATCGGTCCCCTGGCCGCCGTCTGGTCCATGGTATCCCCCACCTCCGCCCTGATCTTCGCCTTCCTGGGACGCTACCTCTCGGGTGAGCTGAACCCGACCGATGACAGCGAGGCTGCCGCGTGGGTGTCAGAGGCAGAGGCCCTCAAGATGGTGACGAGCCCGGTGATGCGCGAACGGCTTACCGGGCTGCTCAACCACGACGGCGGCGTCAGCTACCGCTCCTACGCCATAAAACCCTACCAACTCCACCTCGAACGCAACCTGTTGTCCTGGCCGTGA
- the gabT gene encoding 4-aminobutyrate--2-oxoglutarate transaminase, translating to MTAGNEQLMELRNKHVPGGVALLSPAFIAKAQGAIMTDVEGRDLIDFAGGIGVNNVGHSHPKVVKAIQEQAEKFIHTCFHVAPYQGYIELAQRLNELAPGSSPKQTMLANSGAEAVENAIKIARYVTKRPGVISLENGFHGRTLMTMTLTSKVKPYKYGFGPFAPESYRIPSAYCYRCPYGGSYPSCGCACAHKLDEFFTGYVAAEQTAAIIIEPIQGEGGFVTPPKEYFEIVQGICKKHGILLIIDEIQSGMGRTGKLFAIDHWGIEPDLITTAKSLAGGMPLSAITGRAEIMSQPHPGGLGGTYGGNPLSCAAALAVLDIFLNDGLLDQSVKLGEKLQQRFDEMQQKYEIIGEVRGKGPMLALELVRDRNTKAPAGDLAKKLVKLCYDKGLVILSCGALGNVVRLLMPLVITDDQLDRGMAILEESLAEVNAEI from the coding sequence ATGACCGCTGGTAACGAGCAACTGATGGAGTTACGCAACAAGCATGTCCCCGGAGGGGTCGCACTTTTGAGCCCCGCCTTCATCGCCAAGGCCCAGGGGGCCATCATGACCGACGTCGAGGGACGTGACCTGATCGATTTCGCCGGCGGTATCGGCGTCAACAACGTGGGGCACAGCCACCCGAAGGTGGTCAAGGCCATCCAGGAGCAGGCCGAGAAGTTCATTCACACCTGCTTCCACGTCGCTCCCTACCAGGGGTACATCGAGCTGGCGCAGCGCCTGAACGAGCTGGCGCCGGGCAGCTCCCCGAAGCAGACCATGCTGGCCAACTCCGGTGCCGAGGCAGTCGAGAACGCCATCAAGATCGCCCGCTACGTCACCAAGCGCCCCGGCGTCATCTCGCTTGAGAACGGCTTCCACGGCCGCACCCTGATGACCATGACCCTCACCAGCAAGGTGAAGCCCTACAAGTACGGCTTCGGTCCCTTCGCGCCGGAGAGCTACCGGATTCCCTCCGCCTACTGCTACCGCTGCCCCTACGGCGGGAGCTATCCGAGCTGCGGCTGCGCCTGCGCACACAAGCTCGACGAGTTCTTCACCGGCTACGTGGCGGCCGAGCAGACCGCTGCCATCATCATCGAGCCGATCCAGGGTGAGGGCGGTTTCGTCACCCCGCCGAAGGAGTACTTCGAGATCGTGCAGGGGATCTGCAAGAAGCACGGCATCCTCCTGATCATCGACGAGATCCAGAGCGGCATGGGGCGTACCGGCAAGCTGTTCGCCATCGACCACTGGGGCATCGAGCCGGACCTCATCACCACCGCCAAGAGCCTTGCCGGCGGTATGCCGCTCTCCGCGATCACCGGTCGCGCCGAGATCATGAGCCAGCCGCACCCGGGCGGTCTGGGCGGCACCTACGGCGGCAACCCGCTCTCCTGCGCGGCGGCCCTCGCGGTTCTCGACATCTTCCTCAACGACGGCCTCTTGGACCAGTCCGTGAAGCTCGGCGAGAAGCTGCAGCAGCGTTTCGACGAGATGCAGCAGAAGTACGAGATCATCGGCGAAGTCCGCGGCAAGGGCCCCATGCTCGCCCTCGAGCTGGTGCGCGACCGGAACACCAAGGCGCCCGCCGGCGACCTGGCCAAGAAGCTGGTGAAGCTCTGCTACGACAAGGGGCTCGTCATCCTTTCCTGCGGCGCCCTCGGCAACGTGGTCCGTCTGCTGATGCCGCTGGTCATCACCGACGATCAGCTCGACCGCGGCATGGCCATCCTCGAGGAGTCCCTCGCCGAGGTGAACGCCGAGATCTAA
- a CDS encoding sigma 54-interacting transcriptional regulator, which yields MNTSLNPVELIGFSSGGELRSDAFYQAMVNAVDVGILAVNTSGMVILANRAVRESFGAFQGVHLNDVLPDLWPKVAQRLLGHARNTEISVRGIESNFLVRVSPMLLDQEQVGAVCVFVESTELEDMARQMEFFQRLTRELDTIIDSSSDGLWICDADANVVRINPASERINNVQAKDVVGRNMRDLINARVFDRSATLEVIRTRARVNLLQQREGRKLITTATPVFDSAGRITRVVVSERDITEIDNLQRELEDQEAIRDQYRNQMLEMQQEQQLENQQIIARSPAMLKALRQALKVAKVESTVLILGPSGVGKGLFADLIHKNSERADKPLIKINCGAIPESLIESELFGYDKGAFTGAQTGGKPGYFELADGGILFLDEIAELPLPSQVKLLRFMEDGTIMRLGSTRPREVKVRILAATHRNLEQMVEEGKFRLDLYYRLKVIPIHVPSLKERKECLLPLILHYIEWYAKKHKTSKRLSRAACDTLLGYPFPGNVRELMNLCERLVVMTETEVISLQDLPADVAKGDTSDATAPAQWPESMTLPQVIESTERALLAHALKSHGCQADLAEALGVSQPTIARKLKRYGLAC from the coding sequence GTGAACACCTCACTCAACCCAGTGGAACTGATCGGTTTTTCCAGCGGAGGCGAGCTGCGCTCGGACGCCTTCTACCAGGCCATGGTGAACGCAGTCGATGTCGGTATCCTGGCGGTCAACACCTCGGGCATGGTGATCCTCGCCAACCGGGCGGTCCGGGAAAGCTTCGGCGCCTTCCAGGGGGTGCACCTGAACGACGTGCTCCCCGACCTCTGGCCCAAGGTGGCGCAGAGACTATTGGGACATGCGCGCAACACGGAGATTTCGGTGCGCGGCATCGAATCGAACTTCCTGGTGCGGGTGAGCCCGATGCTTTTGGACCAGGAGCAGGTGGGTGCGGTCTGCGTCTTCGTCGAGAGCACGGAGCTCGAGGATATGGCCCGGCAAATGGAGTTTTTCCAGAGGCTTACCCGCGAGCTCGACACCATCATCGACTCCTCGTCGGACGGCCTCTGGATCTGCGACGCCGACGCCAACGTGGTGCGCATCAACCCGGCCTCGGAGCGGATCAACAACGTCCAGGCCAAGGACGTGGTCGGCCGCAACATGCGCGACCTGATCAACGCACGCGTTTTCGACCGCTCCGCCACCCTGGAGGTGATCAGGACCCGCGCCCGGGTGAACCTGTTGCAGCAGCGCGAGGGGCGCAAGCTGATCACCACCGCGACCCCGGTCTTCGACTCCGCCGGCCGCATCACCCGGGTCGTTGTAAGTGAGCGTGACATCACGGAAATCGACAACCTGCAGCGCGAGCTCGAAGACCAGGAGGCGATCAGGGACCAGTACCGCAACCAGATGCTGGAAATGCAGCAGGAACAGCAGCTTGAGAACCAGCAGATCATCGCTCGGAGCCCCGCCATGCTGAAGGCGCTGCGCCAGGCGCTCAAGGTTGCCAAGGTGGAGTCGACCGTGCTGATCCTCGGCCCCTCGGGGGTGGGGAAAGGGCTCTTCGCCGACCTGATCCACAAGAACTCCGAGCGCGCCGACAAGCCGCTCATCAAGATCAACTGCGGCGCCATCCCCGAATCCCTCATAGAATCGGAGCTTTTCGGCTACGACAAGGGTGCCTTCACCGGCGCGCAGACCGGCGGCAAGCCAGGCTATTTCGAGCTCGCCGACGGCGGCATCCTGTTCCTCGACGAGATAGCCGAACTGCCGCTCCCCTCCCAGGTGAAGCTGTTGCGCTTCATGGAGGACGGCACCATCATGCGTCTTGGGAGCACCCGCCCCCGCGAGGTGAAGGTGCGCATCCTCGCCGCAACCCACCGTAACCTTGAGCAAATGGTCGAGGAGGGAAAGTTCCGCCTCGACCTTTACTACCGTCTCAAGGTAATCCCGATACACGTCCCTTCCCTCAAGGAGCGCAAGGAATGCCTGCTCCCCCTCATCCTGCACTACATCGAGTGGTACGCGAAGAAGCACAAGACCAGCAAACGCCTCTCCCGCGCGGCCTGCGATACCCTTTTGGGCTACCCGTTCCCCGGCAACGTGCGCGAACTGATGAACCTGTGCGAGCGGCTGGTGGTCATGACCGAGACCGAGGTGATCAGCCTGCAGGATCTCCCCGCCGACGTGGCCAAAGGGGACACCAGCGACGCGACCGCGCCGGCGCAGTGGCCGGAGAGCATGACGCTGCCGCAAGTCATTGAAAGTACTGAGCGCGCCCTCCTGGCCCACGCGCTTAAATCCCACGGCTGCCAGGCGGACCTGGCCGAGGCGCTCGGCGTGAGTCAGCCGACCATAGCGCGAAAATTAAAACGCTACGGGCTCGCCTGCTGA
- a CDS encoding amino acid ABC transporter substrate-binding protein yields MKFGFVRVLLLIAALFVAIPVHAEQRNFFKIGVITELSGDLVTGGNITKRGYDLWAQEVNAKGGIVIQGKKYPVKLVYADAQSNPAAGAAAAERLITQEKVDFILGPYSSGVTLAVAPVVDKYKIPMITGSAESPLIWKNKFKYTFGTIPPINFTGATSIKTLTEMKPAPKTIAIIGSNDAFSKATAESYKAAAEKAKLKIVKFSIVPSGQDMTPLLSAVRSMKPDVIAFGGHDEEHVKFVKALKQIGYTPKALLMHCGITDKAFIDAVGKDGEQIFGTTCWTGTAKTKSSVLWPNAAAYAAASQKAFNNPGDYTQGGCSAAGIAFQTALQKIGAKPGMDEAMRTKLIQALEQIDVQTFYGRVKFATSGEFYHANVGLDPLTIQIQGGQVKTVGPKASVEAPAIYPMKEWKSR; encoded by the coding sequence ATGAAGTTTGGATTCGTCAGGGTACTGCTGCTGATCGCAGCCCTCTTCGTGGCCATCCCGGTCCACGCTGAGCAGAGGAACTTCTTCAAGATCGGTGTCATCACCGAGCTGTCGGGGGACCTCGTCACCGGCGGCAACATCACCAAGCGCGGCTACGATCTCTGGGCGCAGGAAGTAAACGCCAAGGGTGGTATCGTGATCCAGGGTAAGAAGTACCCGGTCAAGCTGGTGTACGCCGATGCCCAGAGCAACCCGGCTGCCGGCGCGGCAGCGGCCGAAAGGCTGATCACCCAGGAGAAGGTCGACTTCATCCTCGGCCCCTACTCCTCCGGCGTGACCCTCGCCGTGGCCCCGGTCGTCGACAAGTACAAGATCCCGATGATCACCGGCTCCGCGGAAAGCCCGCTCATCTGGAAGAACAAGTTCAAGTACACCTTCGGCACCATCCCGCCGATCAACTTCACCGGTGCTACCTCCATCAAGACCCTCACCGAGATGAAGCCGGCTCCGAAGACCATCGCCATCATCGGCTCCAACGATGCCTTCTCCAAGGCGACTGCCGAGTCCTACAAGGCTGCCGCCGAGAAGGCCAAGCTGAAGATCGTGAAGTTCAGCATCGTCCCCTCCGGCCAGGACATGACCCCGCTCCTCTCCGCAGTACGTAGCATGAAGCCCGACGTCATCGCCTTCGGCGGCCACGACGAGGAGCACGTGAAGTTCGTGAAAGCCCTCAAGCAGATCGGCTACACCCCGAAAGCCCTCCTCATGCACTGCGGCATCACCGACAAGGCCTTCATCGACGCGGTCGGCAAGGACGGCGAGCAGATCTTCGGCACCACCTGCTGGACCGGCACCGCCAAGACCAAGAGCAGCGTGCTCTGGCCCAACGCCGCCGCGTACGCCGCCGCTTCCCAGAAAGCCTTCAACAACCCGGGCGACTACACCCAGGGCGGCTGCTCCGCCGCCGGCATCGCCTTCCAGACCGCTCTGCAGAAGATCGGCGCCAAGCCGGGCATGGACGAGGCAATGCGCACCAAGCTGATCCAGGCACTCGAGCAGATCGACGTGCAGACCTTCTACGGCCGCGTGAAGTTCGCCACCTCCGGCGAGTTCTACCACGCCAACGTCGGCCTCGACCCGCTCACCATCCAGATCCAGGGCGGCCAGGTCAAGACCGTCGGCCCGAAGGCTTCCGTGGAAGCCCCGGCCATCTACCCGATGAAAGAGTGGAAGTCCCGCTAG
- a CDS encoding branched-chain amino acid ABC transporter permease, giving the protein MMELLPQALTDGILLGGIYITIAIAFSLTYGVMHVIDFAVGEWIMFGAFTGYYLNKWTGLDPFLFLPVIFVLYFGVGYVIQPVIHRVLSGTKGNPFLMGLVFTFGLAIMFRGLALTAFGFYSNSIPSAFSEGSFNLEPLGLTVTIPTVRLVGLGYALAITLILHYLLKKTNFGLGVRALAQHKDAAGLMGVNSKRTGSYVYGIYVGISAMTGVLLGCILSIGAQMGNEYTIFAFFVVVLAGMGYLAGVPWAALLLGLVQSIFMIYFNPSHTLLAVFAILYIILLISPRGLFGKGV; this is encoded by the coding sequence ATGATGGAACTGCTGCCACAAGCTTTGACCGACGGGATACTGCTGGGGGGGATCTACATCACCATCGCCATCGCATTCTCGCTCACCTACGGGGTCATGCACGTCATCGACTTCGCCGTCGGGGAATGGATCATGTTCGGGGCCTTCACCGGCTACTACCTGAACAAATGGACCGGCCTCGATCCCTTCCTTTTTCTGCCGGTCATTTTCGTCCTCTACTTCGGGGTCGGCTACGTGATCCAGCCGGTGATCCACCGGGTCCTTTCCGGGACCAAGGGGAACCCCTTCCTGATGGGGCTCGTGTTCACCTTCGGCCTGGCCATCATGTTCCGCGGACTCGCCCTCACCGCCTTCGGCTTCTACTCGAACTCGATCCCGTCCGCCTTCTCGGAAGGATCGTTCAACCTGGAGCCCTTGGGGCTTACCGTGACCATCCCGACCGTGCGTCTGGTGGGTCTCGGCTACGCGCTGGCCATCACCCTGATCCTGCACTACCTCTTGAAAAAGACCAATTTCGGCCTCGGCGTCCGTGCGCTGGCACAGCACAAGGATGCCGCGGGTCTCATGGGGGTGAACAGCAAGCGCACCGGCTCCTACGTGTACGGCATCTACGTCGGCATCTCGGCCATGACCGGCGTGCTCCTGGGCTGCATCCTCTCCATCGGCGCCCAGATGGGCAACGAGTACACCATCTTCGCCTTCTTCGTGGTGGTGCTCGCCGGCATGGGGTACCTGGCCGGCGTACCCTGGGCGGCGCTTCTTTTGGGCCTGGTGCAGTCGATCTTCATGATCTACTTCAACCCGAGCCACACCCTGCTCGCCGTCTTCGCCATCCTCTACATCATCCTGCTGATTTCCCCGCGCGGGCTGTTCGGCAAGGGGGTCTGA
- a CDS encoding branched-chain amino acid ABC transporter permease, which translates to MKNRGATILAILVAALLILPLVVHDTFVLRVLTEGVMWIGLAIAFDVIAGYTGYLNFGHGAFFGIGAYTIGILMMQANLPFWAALPAGGVAAAIVALIAGIPTLRLKGAYFAIATWALSRAIQQLALNVEFTGGPDGMRLEAFLNPQFFYYLMLITVGVTFAILWYLLERAPFGLKLKAIREDEEGAKALGLNPTKLKMQSFILSALPTGILGGIYAYWITFIDPSSTLGDLVSDQAVVMVVFGGMGTLFGPALGAILIFAFKTLFWAYLSDFQLLYLIILGALIAISVIFIPNGLWGTMFKRKADATRPQHQPEPASEPAALSAVAAPEEGN; encoded by the coding sequence ATGAAAAACCGTGGCGCAACCATACTGGCCATCCTGGTGGCCGCCCTTTTGATCCTGCCTCTCGTGGTGCACGACACCTTCGTACTGCGTGTCCTCACCGAGGGAGTGATGTGGATCGGGCTCGCCATCGCCTTCGACGTCATCGCCGGCTACACCGGCTACCTGAACTTCGGTCACGGTGCCTTCTTCGGCATCGGCGCCTACACCATCGGCATCCTGATGATGCAGGCTAACCTCCCCTTCTGGGCGGCGCTTCCGGCCGGCGGCGTCGCTGCCGCCATCGTGGCGCTCATCGCGGGTATCCCGACCCTGAGGCTCAAGGGTGCCTACTTCGCCATCGCCACCTGGGCGCTCTCCCGCGCCATCCAGCAGCTCGCCCTGAACGTCGAGTTCACCGGCGGCCCGGACGGCATGAGGCTCGAGGCGTTCCTGAACCCGCAGTTCTTCTACTACCTGATGCTGATCACCGTGGGAGTGACCTTCGCCATCCTCTGGTACCTCCTGGAGCGCGCCCCCTTCGGGCTCAAGCTGAAGGCGATCCGCGAAGACGAGGAGGGGGCCAAGGCTCTCGGCCTCAACCCGACCAAGCTGAAGATGCAGTCCTTCATCCTCTCGGCGCTCCCGACCGGCATCCTGGGGGGCATCTACGCCTACTGGATCACCTTCATCGACCCCTCCTCGACGCTCGGCGACCTGGTCAGCGACCAGGCGGTGGTCATGGTGGTCTTCGGCGGCATGGGGACCCTGTTCGGACCGGCTCTGGGGGCCATCCTGATCTTCGCCTTCAAGACGCTCTTCTGGGCCTACCTGTCGGACTTCCAGCTCCTCTACCTCATCATCCTGGGCGCGCTGATCGCGATCAGCGTCATCTTCATACCCAACGGCCTCTGGGGCACCATGTTCAAGCGCAAGGCGGACGCCACCAGGCCGCAGCACCAGCCGGAACCGGCATCGGAACCCGCGGCGCTTTCCGCCGTGGCAGCACCGGAAGAAGGGAACTAA
- a CDS encoding ABC transporter ATP-binding protein, with protein MAEPILKVNSVTKCFGGLTAVDDVSFSVEKGEIVGLIGPNGAGKTTLFNVISGYYAPTKGSVIFQGNDISGKPPYHLAGVGIGRTFQVVKPFAGLSVLENVTIASFLKHPKKADAERHAWQVLETTGLADRANVSAAGLTLAGRKRLEISKALALEPSFLLLDEVVAGLNPTEADRTVELIMKLKAQGLTILIVEHIMRVIMNISDRLVVLNFGKKIAEGTPAEVSSDPHVVQAYFGEEAA; from the coding sequence ATGGCTGAACCTATCCTCAAGGTAAATTCGGTAACCAAGTGCTTCGGCGGCCTCACCGCGGTGGACGACGTCAGCTTCAGCGTGGAAAAAGGCGAGATCGTGGGGCTCATCGGCCCCAACGGCGCCGGCAAGACCACCCTCTTCAACGTCATCTCCGGCTACTACGCCCCCACCAAGGGGAGCGTGATCTTCCAGGGGAACGACATCTCCGGCAAGCCCCCCTACCACCTGGCAGGCGTCGGCATCGGCCGCACCTTCCAGGTAGTGAAACCGTTCGCGGGACTTTCCGTCCTCGAGAACGTGACCATCGCCTCCTTTTTGAAGCACCCGAAAAAGGCCGACGCCGAGCGTCACGCCTGGCAGGTGCTGGAGACCACCGGGCTCGCCGACCGCGCCAACGTCTCCGCCGCCGGGCTCACCCTGGCGGGGAGAAAGCGCCTGGAGATCAGCAAGGCGCTCGCCCTGGAGCCCTCCTTCCTGCTCCTGGACGAGGTGGTGGCAGGCCTCAACCCGACCGAGGCGGACCGCACCGTCGAGCTGATCATGAAGCTCAAGGCGCAGGGACTCACCATCCTCATCGTCGAACACATCATGCGCGTCATCATGAACATCTCGGACCGCCTGGTGGTGCTCAACTTCGGCAAGAAGATCGCCGAGGGGACCCCGGCCGAGGTGTCCAGCGATCCGCACGTGGTACAAGCGTATTTTGGAGAGGAAGCGGCATGA
- a CDS encoding ABC transporter ATP-binding protein: protein MNLLDVNGISVNYGDIQALWNISFSVAKGQLVALIGANGAGKTTTLKSLCGLIPTASGTIHYDGKLVTGMPVHKVVDLGITLVPEGRQLFPKMTVEENLLVGAYLKRAHGKRAQTLKRIYEIFPRLEERRTQTAETLSGGEQQMVAIGRALMQDPQVIMFDEPSLGLAPIMVQEVFKVIQELHKQGLTIFLVEQNVHQTLKVADYCYVMENGRIVGQGTGKELEADESIREAYLGF from the coding sequence ATGAATCTACTCGACGTCAACGGCATCTCAGTCAATTACGGGGACATTCAGGCCCTGTGGAACATCTCCTTCTCGGTGGCCAAGGGGCAGCTGGTCGCGCTCATCGGCGCCAACGGCGCCGGCAAGACCACGACCCTCAAGTCGCTGTGCGGCCTGATCCCGACCGCGAGCGGCACCATCCACTATGACGGCAAGCTGGTCACCGGCATGCCGGTGCACAAGGTGGTCGACCTCGGCATCACCCTGGTCCCCGAGGGGCGCCAGCTCTTCCCGAAGATGACGGTGGAAGAGAACCTCCTGGTCGGCGCCTACCTGAAAAGGGCCCACGGCAAACGCGCCCAGACCCTGAAGCGGATCTACGAGATCTTCCCCAGGCTGGAGGAGCGGCGCACCCAGACCGCCGAGACCCTTTCCGGCGGCGAGCAGCAAATGGTTGCCATCGGCCGCGCGCTGATGCAAGATCCCCAGGTGATCATGTTCGACGAGCCGAGCCTCGGTCTGGCGCCGATCATGGTGCAGGAGGTCTTCAAGGTGATCCAGGAGCTGCACAAGCAGGGGCTCACCATCTTCCTCGTCGAGCAGAACGTGCACCAGACCTTGAAGGTCGCCGACTACTGTTACGTCATGGAAAACGGGCGCATCGTGGGCCAGGGGACCGGCAAGGAACTCGAAGCCGACGAGTCCATCCGCGAGGCCTACCTCGGCTTCTAA
- a CDS encoding MoaD/ThiS family protein, translating to MQIKVKLYASLRRQKFDEADWECADDDRIASIVEQLGLARQDVGTVLVNGLHAGWDETVAEGDVVSLLPRMGGG from the coding sequence ATGCAGATCAAGGTAAAACTCTACGCGTCCCTGCGCAGGCAGAAGTTCGACGAGGCGGACTGGGAGTGCGCCGACGACGACAGAATCGCCTCCATCGTGGAGCAACTGGGACTTGCCCGGCAGGACGTGGGCACGGTCCTCGTGAACGGACTGCACGCGGGTTGGGACGAGACGGTGGCGGAGGGTGACGTCGTTTCCCTGCTGCCGCGCATGGGCGGAGGGTAG
- a CDS encoding aldehyde ferredoxin oxidoreductase C-terminal domain-containing protein — protein MSEKTISNNPANVVYQRCTVDLASGTTTFAQVPCKNLEDVLGGFGRSFQILAERDIAEAYCPENPVILNTGLLTGTSIMTGMRSYFSGYSPLKQSGTGRPGAMWSTGSGNFGNKFKWTGLDEVIFENRSDKPVYALLKEGENGPEVELKPAGHLVGLTGHAKIMALYQEYPEAHFAAIGPAGENWENNYMGAVVMSTDNELKSGEPKSRFAGRGGMGSLMGYKNLLAIVALSSDKLPKITPEIRDVNRDILKSGGSARFQPASQGGGGGTWANIEVLQVFHAVPLNNFRPKGNDDVERLFRDEVEKEFDIATEACHRCGIRCHNNLFYKNEDGSRGKLAAKFDFEPLILFGSNLGVHEPAKVCDLIHRCDLLGMDAISLGTTISYVLDYNERHPDKPLFNGATFGDYDKIAELIEDAGRGKLPGIARGVKRLSQETGETSYAMHVKGLELPAYLPDTNPGYMFAIAGGHMSMGTHMMLAKEGKHSLDEWTQAITTGGLLQVGYDMIGLCKFVGVGIGHDIIVRALKEAAGLEIASEEIIAAVRRAYLRGLALELRQGFHEEKEYTLPSQVMDDPNPKVTLPKFITNEFLGELRQRVWSVFKPEMEGLLPVQGE, from the coding sequence ATGAGCGAAAAAACCATCAGCAACAACCCTGCAAACGTCGTCTACCAGCGCTGCACCGTCGACCTTGCCAGCGGCACAACCACCTTCGCCCAGGTCCCCTGCAAAAACCTCGAGGACGTGCTGGGCGGCTTCGGCAGGAGCTTCCAGATCCTCGCCGAGCGCGACATCGCCGAGGCCTACTGCCCCGAAAACCCGGTTATCCTCAACACCGGCCTTCTGACCGGAACCAGCATCATGACCGGCATGCGCAGCTACTTCTCCGGTTACAGCCCCTTGAAGCAGTCCGGCACCGGACGCCCCGGCGCCATGTGGTCCACCGGCAGCGGCAACTTCGGCAACAAGTTCAAGTGGACCGGGCTGGACGAGGTGATCTTCGAGAACCGCTCCGACAAGCCGGTCTACGCGCTGTTGAAGGAAGGGGAGAACGGTCCCGAGGTCGAGCTGAAGCCCGCCGGCCACCTGGTCGGGCTCACCGGCCACGCCAAGATCATGGCGCTGTACCAGGAGTACCCGGAGGCCCACTTCGCCGCCATCGGCCCCGCCGGCGAGAACTGGGAGAACAACTACATGGGTGCCGTGGTGATGAGCACCGATAACGAGCTGAAGTCGGGCGAGCCCAAGAGCCGCTTCGCCGGTCGCGGCGGCATGGGGAGCCTGATGGGGTACAAGAACCTCCTCGCCATCGTCGCGCTGAGCTCCGACAAGCTGCCAAAGATCACCCCCGAGATCCGCGACGTGAACCGCGACATCCTCAAAAGCGGCGGCAGCGCCCGCTTCCAGCCGGCGAGCCAGGGTGGCGGCGGCGGGACCTGGGCCAACATCGAGGTGCTCCAGGTCTTCCACGCGGTACCGCTCAACAACTTCCGCCCCAAGGGGAACGACGACGTGGAGAGGCTCTTCCGCGACGAGGTGGAGAAGGAATTCGACATCGCCACCGAGGCCTGCCACCGCTGCGGCATCCGCTGCCACAACAACCTCTTCTACAAGAACGAGGACGGCAGCCGCGGCAAGCTGGCGGCGAAGTTCGACTTCGAACCGCTCATCCTGTTCGGCTCCAACCTGGGCGTGCACGAGCCGGCCAAGGTCTGCGACCTGATCCACCGCTGCGACCTTCTGGGGATGGACGCCATTTCCCTCGGGACCACCATTTCCTACGTGCTCGACTACAACGAGCGCCATCCGGATAAGCCGCTCTTCAACGGCGCCACCTTCGGCGACTACGATAAGATCGCCGAGCTGATCGAAGATGCTGGCCGCGGCAAGCTCCCCGGCATCGCCCGCGGCGTGAAGCGACTCTCCCAGGAGACCGGCGAGACCTCCTACGCCATGCACGTGAAGGGGCTCGAGCTCCCGGCCTACCTCCCGGATACCAACCCCGGCTACATGTTCGCCATCGCCGGCGGTCACATGTCGATGGGGACCCACATGATGCTGGCGAAAGAAGGGAAGCACTCCCTCGATGAGTGGACCCAGGCCATCACCACCGGCGGCCTCTTGCAGGTCGGCTACGACATGATCGGCCTGTGCAAGTTTGTCGGGGTAGGCATCGGTCACGACATCATCGTCAGGGCGCTCAAGGAGGCCGCGGGACTCGAGATCGCCTCGGAGGAGATCATCGCCGCCGTGCGCCGGGCTTACCTGCGCGGCCTCGCCCTGGAGCTACGCCAGGGGTTCCACGAGGAGAAGGAGTACACCCTCCCCTCACAGGTCATGGACGACCCGAACCCCAAGGTGACGCTGCCCAAATTCATCACCAACGAATTCCTGGGTGAGCTGCGCCAGCGCGTCTGGAGCGTCTTCAAGCCGGAAATGGAAGGACTGCTGCCGGTCCAGGGGGAGTGA